In Pasteurella dagmatis, the sequence TTTTGAAACAAAACATTTCTTTATGAGAACCGAGTTAGAAGGTATTTTCAACGAAACAACACTTTTAGCGGACTTACAATATAGCCTCCCGACAGGAACAAATTGCCGTTTAATCAGCAAAAAACGTAAACGCATTGTTATTTTAGTGACTAAAGAAGCGCACTGTATCGGTGATATTTTAATGAAAAATTATTACGGCGGACTAGATGTTGAAATCGCAGCGGTGATCGGTAACCACGATACATTAAAAACATTAGTAGAACGTTTTGACATTCCATTCCATTGCATCAGTCACGAAAACTTAACACGTGTTGAGCACGATAAATTATTAGCAGAAAAAATTGATGAATATTCACCAGATTACATTGTATTAGCTAAATATATGCGCGTATTGAATCCTGAATTTGTAGCGCGTTATCCAAACCGAGTGATTAATATTCACCATTCATTCTTACCAGCATTTATTGGTGCAAAACCTTATCATCAAGCTTATGAGCGTGGCGTGAAAATTATTGGAGCAACTGCACATTTCATTAATAATGAATTAGACCAAGGTCCAATCATTATGCAAAATGTGATTAATGTTGACCACACTTATAATGCAGAAGCGATGATGCGTGCAGGACGCGATGTAGAAAAAACTGTTTTAAGTCGTGCGTTAGAATTAGCTTTAAACGATCGTATTTTTGTCTATAAAAATAAAACAGTTGTGCTATAGCTCCTCATAAAAGTGCGGTCATTTTTTATCAATGACCGCAACCAATTACACAACAGAGACTGCTTTCACTTGAGTAAAAACAGTTTGTCCAATTTGCAAACCTAAATCCTCTAATGCCCATTTGCTGATGGTTGCCCAAAGGTGTTTATCTGCAATCGCAATCTGAACATCTACCCTGTTTTCTCGCACCACAATATTGCTGATTGTCCCTTCTAAAATATTCCGAATACTGGTTTTTTGTGGCATTACTAAGCTAACAGAAACATCCGATCCTTTAATGCAAATACGGACTTTATCCCCCACATTCACATTCTGTTCTTTAATCCAGATTTTCTGATGACTGAGCTCACCTAGTGAAAGTGCGGTCATTTTATATGAAGTTTTATTTTCTAAAACAGGCAAAGAAAGCACCGCACTTTGTTCATCTTCTAATTTCCAAGGTAAAAATAACGGATTTTCCCAAATCGCCTCTAAAGAATCATAAGCACGTACTTTTCCATCTTCTAACAACACTACATTCTCAGCCAATCGCAGAAGCTCATCAATGCTATGTGTCACATATAAAATTGGAATTTCAATTTCTTTTGACAGTTTTTCAAGATACGTCATTAACTCTCGTTTACGTGGTAAATCTAGTGCAGAAAGAGGTTCATCCATTAACAATATTTCAGGTTTAGTCAGCAATGCTCGCCCTATCGCCACACGTTGTTTTTCCCCCCCAGATAAAGTGATTGGATAGCGTTTGAGTAAATGTTCAATACCCAACAGTGACACAATGTAATCAAATTCAGTTTGCTCAAACGCTTTCACGCCATAACATAAATTGCCCTTCACTGTGTAATGTGGAAATAAACGCGCATCTTGGAAAACATAACCGATATGGCGTTGATAAGCCGGAATACAAATATTCGTCGCTTTATCGACTAAAATACGTTGATTTAATGAAATCGCACCTTCATCGGGGTGAACTAATCCACTTACTAAATTAATTAATGAAGATTTTCCAGAGCCAGATAAGCCAAACAGTGCTGTCACCCCACGTGCTGGAATTTGTAGATTCACATCCAGGTTAAGATTGCCTAATTGCTTTTTCACATTAATTTGTAGCATTACTCTGCCCCAATTTTTTCTGCATATTTTTTGCTAACCATTCAGATAGTAATAATGAAATCAAGGAAAGGATAATTGCCAGCACACATAATCTTGCTGCTTGTTCTTCTGCACCTGGTGTCTGAATAAATGTGTACATTGCCAAAGGAATGGTTTGTGTCTCACCGGCAATATTGGACACAAAAGCAATAGTGGCACCAAATTCGCCTAATGAGCGTGCAAAGCCTAAAACTAATCCAGCTAAAATACCTGGCAAAGAAAGCGGTAAAGTAATAGTAAAAAATACACGCCAAGCGGATGCACCTAAAGTTTGTGCAGCTTGTTCTAATTTCATATCAATGCTTTCTAAAGAGAGCCGAATAGCACGCACCACTAAAGGGAAAGCCACCACCGCAGCCGCAAGCACCGCACCATTCCAACTGAAGGCAAAAGAAAAGCTAAACCAGCTATAAAGATATTTACCAATAAGACCGTTGCGCCCCATCGCAACTAACAATAAATAACCAATCACAACAGGCGGTAAGACTAAAGGTAAATGAATGATCCCACTAAGGATAGATTTGCCATAAAAATTCTTTCGAGCCAATAACCACGCCATAAAAATGGCAAAAGGCAAACTCCATAAAATCGCATTAAGCGATACACTCAAGCTTAATTTTACCGCTTGAATTTCCATCGCACTTAAGCCGAGCGAAGTAAAAAGTTCAGTAAACAAAGGCTATTCCATTATTTGAGAAAATTTTGTAAAAATTGACCGCTCTTTGCAGTAATAATTTGTAGTAACAAAAAGAATAAGGATGCCATTCAAGCATCCTTTCTCATTATAATTATTTCACAGAGAAACCGTAGCTTATAAGCACTTTTTTCGCCTCTGCTGATTCTAAATATTTCAAGAAATCACGTGTTTCAGTATTATCGCGATCTTTCAATAAAGCAACTGGATATTCCACCGCTTTGTAAGTATCCGCAGGGAACACACCAACGATTTTCACACCTTTGCTCACTTTACCATCGGTACTATATACGATACCTAATGGCGCCTCAGCACGCTCAACTAGCGCAAGTGCTGCACGCACATCTTTACCACGTGCTAATTTAGCCTCCACTTTATCCCATAATTTTAAGTTGGTTAAGGCTTCTTTCGCATATTGGCCAGCTGGTACGTGATCAGGATCGCCCACTGATAAGAAACTGTCTTTCAACTCTGCAACCCATTCACCTTTCGCCACATCCACATCTTTTAATTTGCTTGCTTCCGGCGCAATTAACACAAGCTCATTGCCTGCTAAAACTTTTTCTGTTTCTTTAATGGTTAAGTTGTTGTCAGAAAGGTGTTTCATCCATTTTGTATTTGCTGAAATAAAAATATCTGCCGGCGCGCCTTGTTCAATTTGTTTTGCTAATGTTGAAGAAGAAGCAAATGAGAAAACTAATTCTTGCTCTGGTTTTACTTTTTTATAATCTTCTGCAATTTGGTTTAATGCGTTAGTCATTGATGCTGCTGCAAATACTGTTACTTTTGCTTCTGCTGAAATAGAAAATGCTAAACACGCAGTCACAAGTGAAGCTGCGATCATTTTTAATTTAAACATTGAATTTACTCCATAAAAGTTAAGCTGATTGAGATTTAAACTTTATATAAAAAATTATACAATGGTTCGACAAATAAATGCTATATAAAAAACTGGCTTTATCTTAAAATGTGAGAAGTATCAAAATTTAGCTAAATATAAGGGAGAAAATGATGTTAAATACTGAAATTTTGCTCACAATTAAGTTACAAGAACAACTCTTTGTTGATCCTAAACGTATCCGTTTATTAAAGGAAATCCAGAAATGTGGCTCCATTAACCAAGCAGCAAAAAATGCTAAAGTGAGCTATAAAAGTGCGTGGGATCATTTAG encodes:
- the purU gene encoding formyltetrahydrofolate deformylase, whose amino-acid sequence is MIENKILLTDCPDDKGLIAKITNICYKHQLNILQNNEFVDFETKHFFMRTELEGIFNETTLLADLQYSLPTGTNCRLISKKRKRIVILVTKEAHCIGDILMKNYYGGLDVEIAAVIGNHDTLKTLVERFDIPFHCISHENLTRVEHDKLLAEKIDEYSPDYIVLAKYMRVLNPEFVARYPNRVINIHHSFLPAFIGAKPYHQAYERGVKIIGATAHFINNELDQGPIIMQNVINVDHTYNAEAMMRAGRDVEKTVLSRALELALNDRIFVYKNKTVVL
- the modC gene encoding molybdenum ABC transporter ATP-binding protein ModC, with translation MLQINVKKQLGNLNLDVNLQIPARGVTALFGLSGSGKSSLINLVSGLVHPDEGAISLNQRILVDKATNICIPAYQRHIGYVFQDARLFPHYTVKGNLCYGVKAFEQTEFDYIVSLLGIEHLLKRYPITLSGGEKQRVAIGRALLTKPEILLMDEPLSALDLPRKRELMTYLEKLSKEIEIPILYVTHSIDELLRLAENVVLLEDGKVRAYDSLEAIWENPLFLPWKLEDEQSAVLSLPVLENKTSYKMTALSLGELSHQKIWIKEQNVNVGDKVRICIKGSDVSVSLVMPQKTSIRNILEGTISNIVVRENRVDVQIAIADKHLWATISKWALEDLGLQIGQTVFTQVKAVSVV
- the modB gene encoding molybdate ABC transporter permease subunit yields the protein MEIQAVKLSLSVSLNAILWSLPFAIFMAWLLARKNFYGKSILSGIIHLPLVLPPVVIGYLLLVAMGRNGLIGKYLYSWFSFSFAFSWNGAVLAAAVVAFPLVVRAIRLSLESIDMKLEQAAQTLGASAWRVFFTITLPLSLPGILAGLVLGFARSLGEFGATIAFVSNIAGETQTIPLAMYTFIQTPGAEEQAARLCVLAIILSLISLLLSEWLAKNMQKKLGQSNATN
- the modA gene encoding molybdate ABC transporter substrate-binding protein, coding for MFKLKMIAASLVTACLAFSISAEAKVTVFAAASMTNALNQIAEDYKKVKPEQELVFSFASSSTLAKQIEQGAPADIFISANTKWMKHLSDNNLTIKETEKVLAGNELVLIAPEASKLKDVDVAKGEWVAELKDSFLSVGDPDHVPAGQYAKEALTNLKLWDKVEAKLARGKDVRAALALVERAEAPLGIVYSTDGKVSKGVKIVGVFPADTYKAVEYPVALLKDRDNTETRDFLKYLESAEAKKVLISYGFSVK